The following coding sequences lie in one Jonesia denitrificans DSM 20603 genomic window:
- a CDS encoding GNAT family N-acetyltransferase has translation MPRLRGDGFVLRAHGPGDLERIVEQCQDPLAQRFVPLPSPYTHSTAHDFLTGYVAGGWNRREHAEFAIADVSDTYLGSMSLKARDHDRYEIGYLLHPDARGRGLATAAARVALRWAFTELGAQVVLWRAVGGNEVSLRVAQKLGFECTSLLPGWFYTQGEYVDEVGGTLTRARFEAQWGL, from the coding sequence GTGCCGAGGTTGCGTGGGGATGGGTTTGTGTTGCGTGCCCATGGGCCAGGGGACCTGGAGCGGATCGTTGAACAGTGCCAAGACCCGTTGGCGCAACGGTTTGTGCCGCTGCCTTCCCCGTACACTCACAGCACTGCACACGATTTTTTGACGGGTTATGTGGCAGGTGGGTGGAACCGCCGCGAGCACGCTGAGTTCGCGATTGCCGACGTGTCGGACACATACCTGGGGTCGATGTCGTTGAAGGCGAGAGATCACGACCGGTATGAGATTGGGTATTTGCTTCACCCTGATGCACGTGGGCGTGGTCTTGCGACTGCTGCCGCAAGGGTTGCTTTACGGTGGGCGTTTACCGAGTTGGGAGCTCAGGTTGTGCTGTGGCGTGCCGTCGGCGGTAATGAGGTATCTCTTCGGGTGGCACAGAAACTAGGGTTTGAGTGCACGTCGCTGCTGCCCGGGTGGTTTTACACCCAAGGTGAGTACGTTGATGAGGTGGGTGGTACCCTCACCCGTGCTCGGTTCGAAGCGCAATGGGGGCTGTGA
- the ybaK gene encoding Cys-tRNA(Pro) deacylase: MGKKKAAASTPAVAALNSAGISHTTHPYEHDPRSDLGYGLEAAQAIGVPPEQVFKTLMVSVDGTLTVAIIPVNCTLDLKAVAHTVHGKKATMAPVDAAQRATGYVVGGISPLGQKTQHTTLLDASALNHDTVYVSGGRRGFDVGLRPQDLVAVTHAVTAPIALRTEHG; the protein is encoded by the coding sequence ATGGGCAAGAAGAAAGCGGCAGCGTCCACGCCGGCGGTTGCTGCCCTCAATTCAGCAGGCATCTCGCACACAACTCACCCCTATGAGCACGACCCACGCAGCGACCTTGGGTATGGGCTTGAAGCAGCGCAAGCCATTGGTGTGCCACCTGAGCAGGTATTCAAAACGCTGATGGTCAGCGTCGACGGAACCCTGACCGTTGCGATCATCCCGGTCAACTGCACCCTGGACCTCAAAGCGGTCGCCCACACGGTCCACGGGAAAAAAGCCACCATGGCCCCCGTCGATGCGGCGCAACGCGCCACCGGTTACGTAGTAGGTGGGATTTCACCCCTTGGCCAAAAAACTCAACACACCACGCTCCTTGACGCCAGCGCCCTCAACCACGACACAGTGTACGTGTCCGGTGGGCGGCGCGGCTTTGATGTCGGGTTACGCCCTCAGGACTTAGTGGCGGTCACCCACGCAGTCACAGCCCCCATTGCGCTTCGAACCGAGCACGGGTGA
- a CDS encoding YccF domain-containing protein, translating into MRTVLNIIWLVFAGFWLAVGYAVAGLICMVLIVTIPFGIASFRMANYVLWPFGRDVVDHPGAGGWSTLGNIVWLIVAGWWLALEHLVTGIALCVTIIGIPMGIANFKMIPLALLPMGKRIVESNRW; encoded by the coding sequence ATGCGCACTGTTTTGAACATTATTTGGTTGGTCTTCGCGGGGTTTTGGCTGGCTGTGGGGTATGCGGTTGCCGGGCTCATTTGTATGGTCCTGATTGTGACCATTCCTTTTGGTATTGCTTCGTTCCGGATGGCGAACTATGTGTTGTGGCCGTTTGGGCGTGACGTGGTGGATCATCCTGGTGCCGGTGGGTGGTCGACGCTGGGCAACATTGTGTGGTTGATTGTGGCTGGCTGGTGGTTGGCGTTGGAGCACTTGGTCACGGGGATTGCGTTGTGTGTGACGATCATTGGGATTCCGATGGGGATCGCGAATTTCAAGATGATTCCGTTGGCATTGTTGCCCATGGGCAAACGTATTGTTGAGTCCAACCGCTGGTAG